TGTAACGACATTTCTTATGATACTGATAATGTTGCTGGTATGGCGGAGTCACTGGATTCTGGTTGTGATCTTCACCGTCTTATCATTAATCGTCGAATGCACTTATTTCTCAGCAGTACTTTTAAAGGTAAACCAAGGCGGTTGGGTTCCTCTTGCGATAGCTGGAGCATTTCTTATCATCATGTATGTGTGGCATTATGGAACCGTAAAGCGCTACGAAGTTGAGTTGCACAGTAAAGTGTCAATGGCTTGGATACTCGGTTTGGGACCGAGCTTAGGATTAGTACGGGTACCAGGTATCGGACTAATGTACAATGAATTAGCAAGTGGAGTTCCTCACATCTTCTCTCACTTAATCACAAATCTCCCTGCAATTCATTCAGTTGTAATTTTTGTCCGCGTGAAGTATCTCCCCGTCTACACTGTACCTCAAGAAGAACGGTTTCTTGTAAGGCGAATTGGACCCAAAGAATTCCACATGTTCCGGTGCGTGGCCAGGTATGGTTACAAGGATCTACACAAGAAAGAcgatgatttcgagaaaaagctCTTTGAAAGCGTTTTCTTGTTTGTTAGACTCGAATCTATGATGGAAGGATGTACAGACTCGGACGAGTACAGTTTGCATGGAGATTCCCAGTTAACTGAGAATAGAAACATGATATCTCTGAATGTGGACAGTGCCGTAACTTCATCAGGAAGTGACGGCATAGTACCTGCAAAATCTCCAGAACTAACAGCCGCAAGCAATTTCTTAAGTTCAGCTGGGCAGCAGACAAGTCATGAGATGAGGGAGTTGGATGAGCTGGAGTACCTGAAAAGCTGCAGGGATGCAGGTGTAGTACATATACTTGGGAACACGATAGTAAGAGCAAGAAGAGACTCGAAATTCCTTAAGAAGATATCCGTCGATTACATTTATGCCTTCCTAAAGAGGGTTTGGAGAGAGAATAGCGTAATATTCCATGTACCTCATgaaagtatgttgaacgttggcCAAATATTCTATGTATGATGAATGTATAATACTTCTCCCCTCCTTTAAAATGCTAAGTCATATGAGCTCCCACGTTGCACGGTGAGTGTGACATcccctcaaattaaattagataaaagctttGGGCATTAGTAATTCTGGAGAGGACATTTGGCAAGTTTTTATCGGCCAAAACATTAAAACATGTGTTACACTCTATTTACACCCTGTATTTAATTGGTCGTTTGTAACACCGTTAGCCAAAAACGTGGATATACAATAGTGAAAACTACTAccacacccatttttcagatcTTGACCACTGTGAAACCCACTGACCAAAAAGTTCAGCGGCGCACCCATTTCTTCGGTCAAAATTATTCTTAAACCCAGAATTTTCAGAATTTTGTTTTCGTTTTTCACATTCTAATCTCCTCTATATGTATCTCTCTTTGTGTCTCTCCAGATCTAAAGCAATGAAGGAATAAGAAACAAATCAGAAGAAGGAATATAAGAAAATCAGAAAATATGTTTTCTCTCATGGCGAACTAAACAGCAGATCTAAAAATTGATGGAGAAAGATCATGATGATGGTGACTGCCGATAGGTTGCTGAAGGTGGTAGAAGACATGAGTCGTTGTTGGATATCGATTCTGTTGGAAAAATGCTTGAGGCTCGATATATTGGTACCTTCTGCCATTAACAAGAGAAGGTAAGAGAGATTACTTTGTTTTCTTGTTCAGCTTGAAAAATTGAATCAAAAAAGTTCAGGAAAGAAATGGAGCGGATTTAGAGAAAGTACTGTAACCGGAGTTGGGAAATTCTACCGATAAATCAAGCAACTGACGAGACGGAGATGGTAACTGAATCGAAGGTTGTTGCTATGGCCGAGCCTGGATGAGTTGCTACTACAAGTCGAGAAGGTTCAGAAAGCGAGAAGTGTTGTTGTGGTTGGTGTTGGTTATGGCTGAGAACACATGAACGGGCAAAGAGAGGAGGTGTTGGCTGATTGTGGCAGCGATGGATTTTGTGTTCTCGAATAGCTGCTGGTTTGGTGCTCCAAAGAATAGGAAATGATGACGATATGTAAAAGCCTGTAGTTCTGATTTTTGGCTGGACGGGCAAAGAAAGGAGGTCGAAGGTTTGGAGGCTTGATGAATCTCGTGTTGGCAGGTGAAGAAAGCTGTAAGGAGGAGCTCAGAAAGCAGTAAGGATACATTCCCTTTACGCACAAAAACTGAGCTTCAGCTGGTCGATACAGTGCCCGAAAGAAGAAGTTTTAGGGTCGGAAAATGAGAAGTTGGTGGCTCAATGTTGTGTTCGATATTGATGGTATGTCTGGTGTTGGCTGAGCTTGTTTTCTGTGGATCGAAATGGAAGCTGTTAGGGAGTGTTAATGGCATGGAACAATCGCAGACgaagattaaagaaaaaattaagcTTCCGTTGAATCTTGTGTTGTTAAACACCCAGCTGCCAGTGGTGATGGGTTTTATCCcaatttagttgttgattgatttaTAAAGCCAACTGTGAAGACCAAACTGATGGGACTGCAAAAAGCTCTCACCAAAATTAACACGAGCAAGGTTTCTTTTTTGTGCTTGACAGGAAAGTGATGATGTTGATCATCGAGAAGCCTGCAGCTAGGTACTATGTTTCCATTAGTTTGGAAAAATATGATGGATGGTAAATATATATGAGGGTGTGCTTGTTGTCCGAGATCGAAGAGTCTGATTTTTGCCGAGATATAGACGGGGAGCTGTGAAGTTGGTGGCTAGTTATGCATAACATATtcttatgactgcataacatgtcatgcagtcgagaaaatgtctgCATAATCTTTCATGCATCAATAAAATagctgcataacctgatatgcatccaaaaatatggccacataatgcattatgcatcattgTTTTCTGTatccactaaaatcaaccaaaacagtggCTACACAACTTGTCATAGATGCATAaaatcgagaaaatggatgcataacctgatatgcatccaaaacattgccgcataatgcattatgcatcgagaaaattgttgcacaatcttttatgcatcgagaaaatagatgcataacctgatatgcatctgtaaatatggatgcatactgcattatgcatcaatttttttatgtacgcactaaaatcaaccaaaacaatggttacataacttgttatagatgcataattttttatacaatggagaaaatggttgcataattcgttatgcgtctgcagaatgtgttatgcatcttttttggtggctgcataatggttatgtatcaagttttcgaaaattttgcctaaaatgatgatcatcttcgattttttcgtgaaaaacaaaaatttaatattcttgtttgtactcgttgcgtagctctcttaaaaagatttacaACGATATAAAAATTTGTGAAATTCCAAGGAacgaatttttagatatgttatatccaagttgcattgtcaattatacccctgatgcataacctgtcatgtggatgcataatccgtcTGTTAAGTATACAAAATTTTGTCATGCTGATGCGTTTTACTAATTTCAtataattttgggtgtcacggtatccaaaattaattgtgggcctgacaatgagaatattatttattttgggtctccccctacgTTTCCAATACAATATTTATGTGTGATTTTACACCAAACTAATTACTGTAATTAGTTGACTGGACGTTATTAACGTCCGTTAGGTATACAAAACATCCGTCACAAACTAGACCTAACTGATACACTCGCTTAAGAAAAAACTGGGATGCTTTCATCACACCTTGGTTCTTCACGTGAGAAATTAAACCTAAGTGAAGATTTTAGAAATTTCTCTTTTTCATCATCGACACCCTAAACCTAAACGCTCTTTTCATCGACGGCACCCCCTCCCTGATTGATACCCATGCCTTTTATCCTTTCTGATCCCTACGTCTTCTTTGCCTGTGATTTTTAGGTATAATTGACCAACtactttgttttgtttgttgcagaAATTAATGAAATTCAAGGGTTTGTGGTCGCTGTTGGGTGAATGAATTGAACAGGGAACTGAATTTCCTCCATGAAATAGGTTGAGGAAGAATTGGTTTCTCAAGATTAGGGTTCTGATTTTTCTTTTACAGAAGTAGGTAGATATGTACATATTACTGAATTAAGGTTTGTAAATAGGATATAATCATGTCCACTACAGGTACTGTATCTGTtcatttccacccaattgctaaaACTTGTGGTTCTGAAAATGATAAATTCAGTGTGATACATCCAAAATTGGAGTTTCCAAGGAGCAAATTTCTCAGATTCAATCTTTGCTCAACCAATAATACTCGAAAGGTATGTCAATAATTTGGCTTCTTTTTCTATGATTATGAATTCATTTGTAGCTTGGATTTAGTAATTTAAGTGAGAAATGCAACATATGTTGAAAATCTGGGTGTTGctggtaatttttttttgaaagggtgGGTTGTGATGACATTTTTATCTGTAGGGATGTGTTGGGAGAGTAAGTGTTgtaccagaagatgaagattttttttGGGAGAAAGCGTTAACGCCTTTACTTCATATGGTTGAGACTCCGGTGCATTTGAAGAATTTGTCTATCAAGGTTTTGGTTTATGAATTTTTGAGTCTGGAGCTATGTAGGTTGAAGTTCTTTTACTAACTAGAGATGATTACGATGTATGAGTTAAAACAATTAGCTGATGAGATCCGTTCAGAGTTATCTTTTATAACGTCGAAGATGCCTCGACACTTCAAAGCCAGTCTAGCAACAGTGGAGCTGACCGTTGTGTTACATCATGTTTTTGATTCTCCAACGGATAAGATACTGTGGGATGTGGGTCAATAGATAGGAATTTACTTTATCATGTTCTTGGGCTGAATTTCAGCTGAAATATGTGCTGCTGTGATTGAATTTCTGTGGTTGTTTACAGGATTTGAGTTGGGTTTGTATGGATAGCAACATGGCCTGAACTGGTCACTTAATGATATCATGACAATGCATCTATGTATAAGGTATGGTCCCTTTTAGCATGCTGGTCACTTAATGATATCACGAGCTCGCACTTTGAATGGCAGGAGTTCCAATACCTCACGTATAGCCTTATAGCTAAGCAATAACATCTTTCGTACCTTAATTATTTGAAGGTATGTAAATGTGATAGGTTGTAATTGTATTGAGAAGACAGCTCATATGCGCAATAACAAGTCATCCTTAACTGATTTGCTTATATCTCCCAATTTAAAAGTACGAGACATGCCGAGACCAGTGTGAAAATCCTAAGTCGCTTAAATGTAGCCGTTCGGTTTCTACAAAAACTTCAATCACTGAATTGTAAGTTGGACGCAATGACTTCTTGGTTAGTCTCATTTTTTACTTTCATTTAGTCTTAATCGATTCATATTTTTTggcgaaaaaaaaaaggttaccaTATTGTATTTAAATGACATCTGCTTAAATGAGTTCTAGGGTAGATCATAGGTATAATGTTGTCATTGTTGAGAAGTTAATTTTTTTTACTGGAAATCATATTTTTCCTTACAATCTCATTACCTCAACTTGACAAATTTGACGCATAAGTGCAGTTCATTTACACAACCTGAATGATATAGATTAATGAAGAATCAACTCAGCAGCAAGTGAAGCAGCTTACAACAAGCATATCCGGTGCTCTAAGAAAAGGATTGAGCTTGGATTTAAAATCAGAACGGTGAGTATTACGGGTCTAATTTGCGTATACAAATAGTTGGTCTTACCTCTTAGAGttactttttgtttttattcCACTGATTGGAAATGATTACAGGGCATAATGGTTCATGCTACCTACTATGGAATCGGAAATGATAATTTGGGGAACAAGGATGGAGCTGATGCTGAAGATAATGATATTGGAATAGAAAGCACCTCTGCAGTTTATAGGATCGGTGGTAGTGGCTACAATGAGGTAGAATCAATCGCAGCTGAAGTTAATGTGAATGGTGTTAAGTAGAGAACTCCATTGTGAGGAAAATGAATGATAAAAATGATTCAACTCAAATTACAGATGATGTTAATGCTGCGGAAGTTGTTTTGGAAAGGCTAAGAGAGGTGTGGATTCCACTATAGCTAATTCCCAAgtgttttctcaaacaaggaaatgaGAAATGATTGAGAACGAGAAGAGATTAAGCCCACAAAATACTAAGCCCAGTGATGACTGTGCAATATAGGCCCATTTTATAAACCATCGGCAGTTTTTGGCACCGAACACTAGCATCAAGGCAATGTCTTTTGAGATACATTACTTATGCTGGTGTCCGAAATTAGATTGGAAAGCAAAGGCCATTAATTCTTTAGGTTTTTCATTTCCGACATTAATCTGTTGTTCCAAAccaaaataatatctttaatcacACCAGATATTGGGGTACACACAAATTTATTGGTATGTTGCATTGCCTATAGCCATTAATGGCTTTTATTATCATCCCCATACTATATGTTGTTGTTGGAAAGTGATTATGTGACCAAAAACTGTACACCAAGTGATACTTGAAACATGAATATAACAAGTGCGCGATTCTTTTTATGAGTGTAAAATTTTCTGCTCAAAtacgatttattttatttttttaattttcataGTTGGCAACACCAACTCTAATGTTAATTGCCTTTGTTAATAAACTCTCTTGGGGACCATCTGGATGGACCTACTCTCTCACGGGTTACAATATGCACGATCGCAACAATATCATTACTACTAGATTTGCATCATCATTCCATGCAACACAAAGAAAGTAccttaattatttttcttttaactggtccaTGGCATATATCAGACGATCAGTACGTGGTCCTCCAGCATTGATTGAGTGAGCTATCTCATCTCATATTCTCATCCCCATGTGTAGGAAAAGCTACCAATCCTAGCTAGCTAGTTTGGTCCCGTTTGCCGTACTATTATATGCTTCCAAGTTTGATTGGTGGTCCTCCAGAATTGCTAGACCCtccgggaaaaaaaaaagaaaaaaaaagaaaagaattgcACCGAGAAATAATGCGTTCGATGCATTAGGATAGGAACGGTGCACTCGTCGTTTTTTTTCCGGTCAATCAATCATTTAACTTCCAAGTTCCAACTTTTGTCCGCATGATTAGAACCGATTAATCTTTATTCTGAGTCGTCATTACGCCCTGTAATAAAACTAAAACAACTAAGACTGATAACAAATTAATGGAATATGATAGAGTTCAACTGGAAGATCTCGGGAGTTAAGCTTACCGATTTAAAAATGATTTTGTGATCGAAAATATGTAGCATGACCCAAATCTACCACTATGACCTAAAATATGTATTAGGTCTCAGAGTTTGTTCAGTGATCTTGAACTGCCTATTATCTAGAAAAATTTATGTAACCCAAAATCTTGCATGAGCattcaaaagtttttcttttttctttttttttttcgaatgaAAAGGTTATATTGAAAGAAGGCCAAGCCAACCAAACATGATTGGAGTCAGAATCTCAACAATCTGGGATTGAAAAACtacaaaacaattaaaaaaacaTGATAAAGAGATCCAAATTTGTCGCCTGCAAACAATTTGACAGTTGCGAAGCACTGAAAAGAATCCTACACATGGTGGACTACTGCAACATCCAATTATCTCAGCTAAATTCTTCCTTCTTCCTGTAAAAACTCTCCCACTTCTCTCCTTCCTTAGAATCCAACAAATTGTATAATGAATAATCCTTCAAACATCTTTGCCTTTCGCAGACAAAACATTCGTAGACCAAGCTTCAAACAGTTGGAATAGTGTTCTCGGCATAGGCCATGAAATCTTGAAAGCTTTTAAGAAGTAATCCCATATCTCAAAAGAGAAAGTGCAGTGCATTAACATGTGATCAATTGTTTCTCTTATATTGTTACGTAGAACACGCTAATCACTTTCAATTTCTATACCTCTACGACTTAACATATCTCTTGTAGGTAAAGAATTATGAAAAGTTGCCAAAGAATAAAATTGACCTTGTGTGGGATGTTGTTCTTCCATAAATATTTCTCAAAGTTACAAGAGGGGAAATCTCCGGCTAAAACTTCATAACATTTGTGAATGCTGAAGTTCTCCATTATCATCAACTCGTCGTCTTCATTTACCAACTCAGGAATCGCCTGAGTAAGTCTGATTCCAACTGTTCGTTCGCACTGAAAGCTTTCTTGAAAGCACATTTCCATCCAATAAAGTATACCATATCAGGAATAATATCATCTTTATTTTGAACAACCTTAAACACCACCGGGAAAAGGTCTTTCAAACATCCTCTATCCAACCATTTGTTCTTCCAAAATCTAATACCTTTTCCGTTCCTCACATTGAATTGAACAATGTTCTGAACATTTGGGACCAGGTTCACGACATTCTTCCACGTAAAAACTCCTGCATTGTGATTGGTtgatgtaacaccccgtgttttagcatggcgcatgctcaaaAATGCGACGGCCTGGGATGAAGCTttatccaaagcttctgttgcgtagtAAAGGGAACATAATCCTAGGCCAATACGGTGCCAAAAATGGCATACTGCATGGGCATATTGGACAAAGGAAAATCTCGCATCAAATGGTACAATAAGCTAGTTGGGTAGATTGCCTTAAGAAAAGCTAGTGCTAACATATCAAATTATGCAAGTGATTGGCCTATGGCGAATATCGCATCACAATGGTGCAACATGCCAGAGCAGGCTGGCCTCGGCAATGTACACCCATTATGAATGGACAATGGAGTGGCCTATAGGCCAAAGTCGAAAGTATATCCATTATGTTCCTTAACTGGATCTGGCTTAGGAAATGTTCAGCCATCATGGACGGACATTGGAACTGGCCTGTGAGcaagaactgaatgtacaaccatcacggtcgTAAACTGCAGTTGGCcatgtacagccatcacggcctgaCTTGGTGAATGTAATTTTCATCCCctaatctaagttgtaaaaatgttttTAAAGCATATATAGGGAggagtagttggttgaaggtgcatatgctgaCCATgaaccaagtaagcttcatagcttagccgaaagagtataaatgatgcttaggcctcatctATAGCTGCGTATCCTTGCCATGGAGCATGTTAAGCATTtgaatcactatgccatgtcgcggaccaaatatgcatcacttggatgcattttgacggaacggcctacacggactaggccattaccattattgcttggccacgtcCTCGCTAAAGAGTTGGCTTAGGTTGTTATCCCTTCGATGATGAACTACGttttgtgcttgatccctttagattagggaagggtacgtaggtagccacaatgagttgcaacattgccgGTCTATCTAGCACTTTGTcattcatatcatctaattgcgagatgattatGGTATATTGGCTTCTCATATCAGCTGGCTCGGAATTTTGTGATGCAAGAGATGATAGTGGtcatacttgatgaggctagttgcatacCATTCACTAGATTATCATATAACTTATCAATCTACACGGAGTTGGCATATGCATCAATGGTGAATTTGGCATGGCCAAGAAAGTAAGCTACAtcaatatgcaagttagcggagcttgcataagcctaaggaaagtaGGGCATGAACAAGACAAGTGCATGCTTTCAGCAATGCCTAAGCTAAAAAGTGATGTATTAGGcttccaatggcatgtgtgtaAGTCCAAGGCATTTCCCTATGCCTAGACAAGACtcgaagccagtgatgcatgcaaagTGCATCGCCCGTAACCTTCAAGGCTTTATATCCTTGTTGTGTAGTAAGTTGGAacgtgtggaagctaagttaccCGCGTCatactccacgagcatgcttgcaaggaaaaatggacgtgcatttgcctagtttTAATGTCCGGATTTTAGCATCAGAGTGGGGCATCATGGGAGTTATGGTCTGCGCGCCCTGACACGCTAGGTGTAATTTTCGGGTCCGTCAAAGTTGTCTATATCATGCATTAGAACTTCCCTGTTTCTTTTAAATTTTCGTTAAACTCGTACCTGTATCGTGGGTTTTTTACCCGAACTAGCCCGTAACGGGTTGGTAGTTGGTTATGAATATAATAACCCGCTATAGTTGGGTTGGTAGCTGGTTATTAAAGAAACCCACCCGAAAACCCGGTAAATATAGACCATTGATAAAAACTAATCCTAGCCCTCCATTGATTGAAACCCTGGTAGTAGATAAGGAAACTTACGGTTGTATTGCAAAAATTATCGGGCCCGTAATTTGATATAATATTACATGTTATGGGCGTTTGGCAATTTGCTTAATGGCTTGATGCTATATATGCCTTGGCAGTAGACAGTCTCTCAGGTCTCGTAATCATTAATTATTGATTTAATTACCTTAATGTTTCTAATCAACACAGTCACTATATGAGCCCACCGGTTAGAATGATGATATTGAACTTCCAACCATTCAGTCGTGCTCTCTGGGTTTCCATATGTGCTGAAGACAATGATTGCAGGTAAAAGAAGGATTATTAGTCTATTCGATCccgacaaataaagaaatataggAAAAATGATATTAAGCACGTATAATTATTACCTCAATGTCATGAGGCCCCAAAAGATGGGGAAGATAATTTTCTCCAAGCGGCTGTTATTAGTAACCAAAGGAACCGTCCATTTGTAAGCAGCATAACTAATTAAAATTATCGGCTGTGTCGAGATACATAAACCTAACGTGCATGTTTTACATATAAACTCGGTAATTTTTCTTTACTACAACCTGAAACGAGTTAAAACCCGAAACCGACCAACCAGTAACGGACGGGTCAAAAATCCGCCCGATACTTGAGCGGGCGggattggttatgaaaataaaaacctgcTATAGTTGAGTTGGTAGTTGGTATTAATTGAAACCCGACCAACCCGACCCATATGCAGCCCCAACTGTAATACAAAACTTCTTGCACGAACAATTGTCAAGTGACCTAAATTTGTTTCGTAACCTGAAATCTGCTTAATTAATTGACAACAGAACTTTGCCTAGTAATCCAAAATGTACTCGATACAGTTTACCACTACTAATATTTGTATTTGTACACCCTGTAACTCGGAATTGCCTTTGGAGTTGTAAGAATTGGCTACGATTTCAAAATTTGCCTCATAACTATACCTTTTTTAGAGACCAAAACTCACTTCCTTGGTAAAAAATAGCTTCGAGAAATGATATTTAACCTGCTTTTATAAATTTGGGGTGGCCGATCACCCCAACGTACCCTTAATTTCATCGTTTTAAGGGCACCTCACAACGTTTAAATCCAGGCTCTGTCACTGTTTTCAATATGCAAGGATGAGCATAATAAGAtcaataagaaaataattaatGTATATGAGACGATTGTATCAAGTCAAATACAATAATAATCAACTCTTAATCCAGACCGGATTCGGCTAACCATTAGTTAGGAAAGAAAAAGAGTCATAGAGGTAATAATAAAACATAAGAACGCATATAGCAGCCGCAAATCTGATACATGCAGTGCAGTGTAGGGTAGCTCTCTAACACCAACTTTCTTCCCGAAGAGATTCAGGTCTAAGTCAGGACACGTGGGTGTCGAAGACTAACTTTCGAGTGAGTGAGAGATGAggaaaatcaattttttatttttttattttttttaagtccgGATTCAGCAAAGCTAATAGTCCTCCTCAACTGTTGAAAGAATCAAAACAGGAGGTTTAGACCAGTACAtggtagaattgttttgtttagtCCATAGAGCAAGCTCATGAGCTAAAGAATTACAAACTCTAGGTTGAAAACTAAAAATACAAGCAGATAACTTAGTAGAGAAAAAGAGAATGTCTTTAAAGATAGCATCCATCCTTGTATCTCCATCGAAATTCCCAGCTGAAAATTGGTCGATTAGAGCTTTCGCATCACTTTCTATGATGATGTGAGATAGATGTTGTTCCACAGCTTTCTTTAGAACTGCCCAGATGgctcttgcttcagcttcttcagcagagtGAACGTTAAAAACTATGGAAGCACAAAAGGTTGCTTTTTTAGTGAAGTCTCGCTTCACATACCCTGCACCATTTGCTCCAGAGACAATATCAAAGGCACCATCAGTATTACATTTAATCCACCAAAAGCGGGGGGCATCCATTTATCTCAAGTACTGACAGGCAAGGTAGTGGCTATAGTCAGACTAGGATTCCTAGACTTCCTAGTGAGAAGCATAACTCTAGCTCTAGCTAAGACAACAGTGAAGTTCTCCTTAATTTCTTGGAAAATGAGGTTATTTCTACTGGTCCAGAGAGACCATAGGGTAGCCACAAAAAGACATTGATCATCCTCAGGCAGTTTAGACTGAGTATCAATTAGCCAGAAGAGAAGTCAGTCAATAAAAGATTTGTTCTGAAAAAATTGAGTATTGATATTGAAATCAGAAATGAACCAGACCTTACTAGAAAAGGGGCAAGaaaccaaagcatgcataatAGTTTCTTAAGGATCAGAACACCTAGGACAGTCCACACtatgcataggcattctagtgTGAAGAACAGTTCTGGAGGGCAAAGCATTTCTAGCTGCTCTCCAAAGAAAGACCTGAATTCTATAGGGTACTCTAACTTTCCAAATACACCTCCAAAGATTTTTACAAGGGGAAGGCCTAAGGCCTCTAAGCCCCAAATaggcagatttagaagaaaattTTCCATTCTTTCAAAGATCCCAAGCCTCCTGTCAGgagtgcaaagctggcttaagggaatggaGATAATCTTctggacataagcattatcaaaATGGGTGTTAAGTCTAGATACATCCCAACTTCTAGTTTGGGAATCAATAAAATAAGCAACTTTGATACTAGGATCAGGAGGTACAAGAGGGTTGGGTGTGGCAGAACCCAAAGAAgggatccatttatcacaccatgGGTCAATGAATTGACCATCCCCAACAATCCAGGAAATAAAGGGTTTTATAAGTTCCTTGATAGTATGCagacacttccaagtccaagatCAATTTGCGGTGCATTTAGCATTTAAGAAATcagttttaggaaaatatttagCCTTAAGAACAGTAGCCAATAAGCAATTAGGATTTTCTAAGATTCTCCAGGCATTCCTAGCAAGCATAACTAGGTTGTTTAACTCGGCCTTTCTGAACCCCAGACCTTCTTCAGCTTTGGGGGAGCATAAGATAT
This is a stretch of genomic DNA from Papaver somniferum cultivar HN1 chromosome 1, ASM357369v1, whole genome shotgun sequence. It encodes these proteins:
- the LOC113275471 gene encoding uncharacterized protein LOC113275471, giving the protein MDAPRFWWIKCNTDGAFDIVSGANGAGYVKRDFTKKATFCASIVFNVHSAEEAEARAIWAVLKKAVEQHLSHIIIESDAKALIDQFSAGNFDGDTRMDAIFKDILFFSTKLSACIFSFQPRVCNSLAHELALWTKQNNSTMYWSKPPVLILSTVEEDY